A portion of the Manihot esculenta cultivar AM560-2 chromosome 2, M.esculenta_v8, whole genome shotgun sequence genome contains these proteins:
- the LOC110609950 gene encoding bifunctional adenosine 5'-phosphosulfate phosphorylase/adenylylsulfatase HINT4 isoform X2, with protein MKKFDPINQRLQLGQMAGAVSSCIFCQIAHNSTSTTLLHSDDKVVAFQDIKPSALRHYLVIPVEHISTVRNLQSREEDYTLVNHMLSVGKMLLHRDAPQSKEYRFGFHQPPLNSVDHLHLHCLALPFQPTWKHIKYLSLGPLGFIEAEKLLEKIKPT; from the exons ATGAAAAAATTCGATCCAATAAACCAACGGTTACAACTAGGGCAGATGGCGGGTGCGGTCTCATCCTGTATCTTCTGTCAGATTGCCCACAATTCCACTTCCACTACTCTTCTTCACTCT GATGACAAGGTTGTCGCATTTCAAGATATCAAACCTTCTGCTCTCAG GCATTACTTGGTGATTCCTGTGGAGCACATTTCAACTGTTAGGAATCTCCAGAGTAGAGAAGAAGATTATACTTTAG taaacCACATGCTAAGTGTGGGAAAAATGCTATTACACCGAGACGCTCCTCAATCGAAAGAATACAG ATTTGGCTTTCACCAGCCTCCACTGAATAGCGTTGACCATTTACATCTCCATTGTCTGGCATTACCTTTCCAGCCCAC ATGGAAACATATAAAATACCTGTCTTTGGGACCACTTGGGTTTATTGAAGCTGAGAAATTGCTGGAGAAGATAAAGCCCACATAA
- the LOC110609950 gene encoding bifunctional adenosine 5'-phosphosulfate phosphorylase/adenylylsulfatase HINT4 isoform X1, translating into MKKFDPINQRLQLGQMAGAVSSCIFCQIAHNSTSTTLLHSQPTHYIGTLTKLFGPRRMTRLSHFKISNLLLSGGRHYLVIPVEHISTVRNLQSREEDYTLVNHMLSVGKMLLHRDAPQSKEYRFGFHQPPLNSVDHLHLHCLALPFQPTWKHIKYLSLGPLGFIEAEKLLEKIKPT; encoded by the exons ATGAAAAAATTCGATCCAATAAACCAACGGTTACAACTAGGGCAGATGGCGGGTGCGGTCTCATCCTGTATCTTCTGTCAGATTGCCCACAATTCCACTTCCACTACTCTTCTTCACTCT CAGCCGACGCATTACATTGGCACCCTAACTAAATTATTTGGACCTCGCAGGATGACAAGGTTGTCGCATTTCAAGATATCAAACCTTCTGCTCTCAG GTGGAAGGCATTACTTGGTGATTCCTGTGGAGCACATTTCAACTGTTAGGAATCTCCAGAGTAGAGAAGAAGATTATACTTTAG taaacCACATGCTAAGTGTGGGAAAAATGCTATTACACCGAGACGCTCCTCAATCGAAAGAATACAG ATTTGGCTTTCACCAGCCTCCACTGAATAGCGTTGACCATTTACATCTCCATTGTCTGGCATTACCTTTCCAGCCCAC ATGGAAACATATAAAATACCTGTCTTTGGGACCACTTGGGTTTATTGAAGCTGAGAAATTGCTGGAGAAGATAAAGCCCACATAA
- the LOC110609950 gene encoding bifunctional adenosine 5'-phosphosulfate phosphorylase/adenylylsulfatase HINT4 isoform X4 — translation MKKFDPINQRLQLGQMAGAVSSCIFCQIAHNSTSTTLLHSQPTHYIGTLTKLFGPRRMTRLSHFKISNLLLSGGRHYLVIPVEHISTVRNLQSREEDYTLVNHMLSVGKMLLHRDAPQSKEYRFGFHQPPLNSVDHLHLHCLALPFQPT, via the exons ATGAAAAAATTCGATCCAATAAACCAACGGTTACAACTAGGGCAGATGGCGGGTGCGGTCTCATCCTGTATCTTCTGTCAGATTGCCCACAATTCCACTTCCACTACTCTTCTTCACTCT CAGCCGACGCATTACATTGGCACCCTAACTAAATTATTTGGACCTCGCAGGATGACAAGGTTGTCGCATTTCAAGATATCAAACCTTCTGCTCTCAG GTGGAAGGCATTACTTGGTGATTCCTGTGGAGCACATTTCAACTGTTAGGAATCTCCAGAGTAGAGAAGAAGATTATACTTTAG taaacCACATGCTAAGTGTGGGAAAAATGCTATTACACCGAGACGCTCCTCAATCGAAAGAATACAG ATTTGGCTTTCACCAGCCTCCACTGAATAGCGTTGACCATTTACATCTCCATTGTCTGGCATTACCTTTCCAGCCCACGTAA
- the LOC110609950 gene encoding bifunctional adenosine 5'-phosphosulfate phosphorylase/adenylylsulfatase HINT4 isoform X3: MKKFDPINQRLQLGQMAGAVSSCIFCQIAHNSTSTTLLHSQPTHYIGTLTKLFGPRRMTRLSHFKISNLLLSGGRHYLVIPVEHISTVRNLQSREEDYTLVNHMLSVGKMLLHRDAPQSKEYRFGFHQPPLNSVDHLHLHCLALPFQPTVWIQ; encoded by the exons ATGAAAAAATTCGATCCAATAAACCAACGGTTACAACTAGGGCAGATGGCGGGTGCGGTCTCATCCTGTATCTTCTGTCAGATTGCCCACAATTCCACTTCCACTACTCTTCTTCACTCT CAGCCGACGCATTACATTGGCACCCTAACTAAATTATTTGGACCTCGCAGGATGACAAGGTTGTCGCATTTCAAGATATCAAACCTTCTGCTCTCAG GTGGAAGGCATTACTTGGTGATTCCTGTGGAGCACATTTCAACTGTTAGGAATCTCCAGAGTAGAGAAGAAGATTATACTTTAG taaacCACATGCTAAGTGTGGGAAAAATGCTATTACACCGAGACGCTCCTCAATCGAAAGAATACAG ATTTGGCTTTCACCAGCCTCCACTGAATAGCGTTGACCATTTACATCTCCATTGTCTGGCATTACCTTTCCAGCCCAC GGTGTGGATCCAATAA